The following are encoded in a window of Paraburkholderia sp. HP33-1 genomic DNA:
- the greA gene encoding transcription elongation factor GreA, translated as MSTIPLTKRGADMLRDELQRLKSVERPAVINSIAEARAQGDLSENAEYDAAKEKQGFIEGRIAEIESKLAGAQVIDPSQVEADGRVVFGATLELEDLESGASVKYQIVGDDEADIDHGLISISSPIARALIGKSEGDVASVQAPGGVREYEIIAVSYV; from the coding sequence ATGAGCACTATTCCATTGACGAAGCGCGGCGCAGACATGCTGCGCGATGAATTGCAGCGCCTGAAATCGGTTGAACGTCCGGCCGTGATCAACTCGATCGCGGAAGCGCGCGCCCAGGGCGATCTGTCGGAAAACGCGGAATACGACGCTGCGAAGGAAAAGCAGGGCTTTATCGAAGGCCGTATTGCCGAAATCGAATCGAAGCTTGCCGGCGCGCAGGTGATCGACCCTTCGCAAGTCGAAGCGGACGGTCGCGTGGTGTTCGGCGCGACGCTCGAGCTCGAAGACCTCGAATCGGGTGCGTCGGTCAAGTACCAGATCGTCGGTGACGATGAAGCGGACATCGATCACGGCCTGATCTCGATCAGCTCGCCGATCGCGCGTGCGCTGATCGGCAAGTCGGAAGGCGACGTCGCATCGGTGCAGGCGCCGGGCGGCGTACGCGAATACGAAATCATCGCGGTCAGCTACGTCTGA
- the carB gene encoding carbamoyl-phosphate synthase large subunit — MPKRTDIKSILIIGAGPIIIGQACEFDYSGAQACKALREEGYKVILVNSNPATIMTDPNTADVTYIEPITWEVVERIIAKERPDAILPTMGGQTALNCALDLHAHGVLAKYDVELIGASPEAIDKAEDRQKFKDAMTKIGLGSAKSGTAHSMEEALQVQAKIAAETGSGGYPVVIRPSFTLGGSGGGIAYNRDEFEEICKRGLDLSPTRELLIEESLLGWKEYEMEVVRDKADNCIIVCSIENLDPMGIHTGDSITVAPAQTLTDKEYQILRNASLAVLREIGVDTGGSNVQFSINPKDGRMIVIEMNPRVSRSSALASKATGFPIAKVAAKLAVGYTLDELRNEITGGQTPASFEPTIDYVVTKIPRFAFEKFREADSRLTTQMKSVGEVMAIGRTFQESFQKALRGLEVGVDGLDEKTANRDEIIREIGEAGPDRIWYVGDAFRVGMSAQEIFEETAIDPWFLAQIEQIVLKEKALAGRTLASLTKEELKYLKQSGFSDRRLAKLLGAKPADVRARRIELNVRPVYKRVDTCAAEFATKTAYMYSTYEEECEANPTSNKKIMVLGGGPNRIGQGIEFDYCCVHAALAMREDGYETIMVNCNPETVSTDYDTSDRLYFESLTLEDVLEIVDKEKPVGVIVQYGGQTPLKLALDLEANGVPIIGTSPDMIDAAEDRERFQKLLQNLGLRQPPNRTARAEDEALKLADEIGYPLVVRPSYVLGGRAMEIVHEPRDLERYMREAVKVSNDSPVLLDRFLNDAIECDVDCISDGEAVFIGGVMEHIEQAGVHSGDSACSLPPYSLSKATVAELKRQTAAMAKALNVVGLMNVQFAIQQVPQADGSKDDIIYVLEVNPRASRTVPYVSKATSLPLAKIAARAMVGQKLAAQGVTKEVEPPYFSVKEAVFPFVKFPAVDPVLGPEMRSTGEVMGVGQTFGEALFKSQLAAGSRLPESGTVLLTVMDADKPKAVEVARMLHELGYPIVATKGTAAAIEAAGVPVKVVNKVKDGRPHIVDMIKNGEIALVFTTVDETRAAIADSRSIRMSAQANKVTYYTTMSGARAAVEGLRYLKNLEVYDLQGLHARLN, encoded by the coding sequence ATGCCCAAGCGGACAGACATCAAGAGCATCCTCATCATCGGCGCGGGTCCGATCATCATCGGCCAGGCGTGCGAGTTCGATTATTCGGGCGCGCAGGCATGCAAGGCGCTGCGTGAGGAAGGCTACAAGGTCATTCTCGTCAACAGCAATCCGGCGACGATCATGACCGACCCGAACACGGCCGACGTGACCTATATCGAGCCGATCACGTGGGAAGTGGTTGAGCGCATCATCGCGAAGGAGCGCCCGGACGCGATCCTGCCGACGATGGGCGGCCAGACCGCGCTGAACTGCGCGCTCGACCTGCACGCGCATGGCGTGCTGGCGAAGTACGACGTCGAGCTGATCGGCGCATCGCCGGAAGCGATCGACAAGGCGGAAGACCGCCAGAAGTTCAAGGACGCGATGACGAAGATCGGCCTCGGTTCGGCCAAGTCGGGCACCGCGCATTCGATGGAAGAAGCGCTGCAGGTGCAGGCGAAGATCGCCGCGGAAACCGGTAGCGGCGGCTATCCGGTCGTGATTCGTCCGTCGTTCACGTTGGGCGGCTCGGGCGGCGGCATCGCGTACAACCGCGACGAGTTCGAAGAGATCTGCAAGCGCGGTCTCGACCTGTCGCCGACGCGCGAACTGCTGATCGAAGAGTCGCTGCTCGGCTGGAAAGAGTACGAAATGGAAGTGGTCCGCGACAAGGCGGACAACTGCATCATCGTCTGCTCGATCGAAAACCTCGACCCGATGGGCATCCACACCGGCGATTCGATCACGGTCGCGCCGGCACAAACGCTGACCGACAAGGAATACCAGATCCTGCGTAATGCGTCGCTTGCGGTGCTGCGCGAGATCGGCGTCGACACGGGTGGCTCGAACGTGCAGTTCTCGATCAATCCGAAAGACGGCCGGATGATCGTGATCGAAATGAACCCGCGCGTGTCGCGTTCGTCGGCGCTGGCCTCGAAGGCCACCGGCTTCCCGATCGCGAAGGTCGCGGCGAAGCTCGCGGTCGGCTATACGCTCGATGAACTCAGGAACGAAATCACCGGCGGCCAGACCCCGGCGTCGTTCGAACCGACGATCGACTACGTCGTCACGAAGATCCCGCGTTTCGCGTTCGAGAAATTCCGCGAAGCCGATTCGCGCCTGACGACGCAGATGAAGTCGGTCGGTGAAGTGATGGCGATCGGCCGCACGTTCCAGGAGTCGTTCCAGAAAGCGCTGCGCGGCCTCGAAGTCGGCGTCGATGGTCTCGACGAAAAGACCGCCAACCGCGACGAGATCATCCGCGAGATCGGCGAAGCCGGTCCGGATCGCATCTGGTACGTGGGCGACGCGTTCCGCGTCGGCATGAGCGCGCAGGAAATCTTCGAAGAGACCGCGATCGATCCGTGGTTCCTTGCGCAGATCGAGCAGATCGTGCTGAAGGAAAAGGCGCTGGCCGGCCGCACGCTCGCGAGCCTCACGAAGGAAGAGTTGAAGTATCTGAAGCAGAGCGGCTTCTCGGATCGTCGTCTTGCGAAGCTGCTCGGCGCGAAGCCGGCGGATGTGCGCGCACGCCGTATCGAGCTGAACGTGCGTCCGGTGTACAAGCGCGTCGATACCTGCGCGGCCGAGTTCGCGACGAAGACCGCTTACATGTACTCGACCTACGAGGAAGAGTGCGAAGCGAATCCGACCAGCAACAAGAAGATCATGGTGTTGGGCGGCGGTCCGAACCGGATCGGTCAGGGTATCGAGTTCGACTACTGCTGCGTGCACGCCGCGCTCGCGATGCGCGAGGACGGCTATGAAACGATCATGGTCAACTGCAATCCGGAAACCGTGTCGACCGACTATGACACGTCCGATCGTCTGTACTTCGAATCGCTGACGCTCGAAGACGTGCTCGAAATCGTCGACAAGGAAAAGCCGGTCGGCGTGATCGTGCAGTACGGCGGCCAGACGCCGTTGAAGCTTGCGCTCGATCTCGAGGCGAACGGCGTGCCGATCATCGGTACATCACCGGACATGATCGACGCGGCCGAAGACCGCGAGCGTTTCCAGAAGCTGTTGCAGAACCTCGGCCTGCGCCAACCGCCGAACCGCACCGCGCGCGCCGAAGACGAAGCGCTGAAGCTCGCCGACGAAATCGGCTATCCGCTCGTTGTGCGTCCGTCGTACGTGCTGGGCGGCCGCGCGATGGAAATCGTCCACGAGCCGCGTGATCTCGAGCGCTATATGCGCGAGGCGGTGAAGGTGTCGAACGACTCGCCGGTGCTGCTCGACCGCTTCCTGAACGACGCAATCGAATGCGACGTGGATTGCATTTCGGATGGCGAAGCCGTGTTTATCGGCGGGGTGATGGAGCACATCGAACAGGCGGGCGTGCACTCGGGCGACTCGGCCTGCTCGCTGCCGCCGTATTCGTTGTCGAAGGCGACCGTTGCCGAACTCAAGCGCCAGACCGCCGCGATGGCGAAGGCGCTGAACGTGGTCGGGCTGATGAACGTGCAGTTCGCGATCCAGCAGGTGCCGCAGGCTGACGGCTCGAAGGACGACATCATCTACGTGCTCGAAGTGAACCCGCGCGCGTCGCGCACGGTGCCATACGTGTCGAAGGCGACCAGCCTGCCGCTCGCGAAGATCGCGGCGCGCGCGATGGTCGGTCAGAAGCTCGCCGCGCAAGGCGTGACGAAGGAAGTCGAGCCGCCGTACTTCAGCGTGAAGGAAGCGGTGTTCCCGTTCGTCAAGTTCCCGGCGGTCGACCCGGTGCTCGGACCTGAAATGCGTTCGACCGGCGAAGTGATGGGCGTCGGGCAGACGTTCGGCGAGGCGTTGTTCAAGTCGCAGCTTGCAGCGGGTTCGCGTTTGCCCGAATCGGGCACGGTGCTCCTGACGGTCATGGACGCCGACAAGCCGAAGGCGGTCGAAGTCGCGCGCATGCTGCACGAGCTCGGCTATCCGATTGTCGCGACAAAGGGCACGGCTGCCGCGATCGAAGCGGCCGGCGTGCCGGTCAAGGTCGTCAACAAGGTGAAGGACGGCCGTCCGCATATCGTCGACATGATCAAGAATGGCGAGATCGCGCTGGTCTTCACGACCGTCGACGAAACGCGCGCGGCGATCGCTGATTCGCGTTCGATCCGCATGAGCGCGCAGGCGAACAAGGTCACCTACTACACGACGATGTCGGGTGCACGCGCGGCGGTGGAGGGTCTTCGCTATCTGAAGAACCTGGAAGTCTATGATTTACAAGGACTCCATGCTCGCCTAAACTAA
- the carA gene encoding glutamine-hydrolyzing carbamoyl-phosphate synthase small subunit, giving the protein MLPSFSPALLALADGTVFRGYSIGAPGHTIGEVVFNTAITGYQEILTDPSYARQIVTLTYPHIGNVGVNAEDVEATKVHAAGLIIRDLPVLASNFRMERTLPQYLQDEGVVAIAGIDTRKLTRVLRDKGAQNGAILAGSDDEAKAIELARSFPGLAGMDLAKVVSTKETYEWTRTEWRLGTGYGEQNAPKYRVVAFDYGVKQNILRMLAERGCHVTVLPAQSSAADALALNPDGVFLSNGPGDPEPCDYAIAATKAFIERGIPTFGICLGHQIMGLAVGAKTMKMKTGHHGANHPVKDLEDGRVVITSQNHGFAVDADALPANARVTHVSLFDGTLQGFALTDKPAFCFQGHPEASPGPNDVAYLFDRFTALMDAHKNGKSAAA; this is encoded by the coding sequence GTGTTGCCGTCATTTTCTCCAGCTCTACTCGCGCTCGCCGACGGCACGGTCTTTCGTGGTTATTCGATCGGCGCCCCCGGGCATACCATCGGTGAAGTCGTGTTCAACACCGCCATCACCGGCTATCAGGAAATCCTGACTGACCCGAGCTACGCGCGCCAGATCGTGACCCTCACGTACCCGCATATCGGCAACGTCGGCGTGAACGCCGAAGACGTCGAAGCGACGAAAGTCCATGCCGCTGGCCTGATCATCCGTGATCTGCCGGTTCTCGCGTCGAACTTCCGCATGGAGCGCACGCTCCCGCAATACCTGCAGGATGAAGGCGTGGTCGCCATCGCCGGCATCGACACTCGCAAGCTGACCCGCGTGCTGCGCGACAAGGGCGCGCAAAACGGCGCGATCCTCGCCGGTTCGGACGACGAAGCCAAGGCCATCGAGCTGGCGCGCTCGTTCCCGGGCCTCGCAGGCATGGACCTCGCGAAGGTCGTGTCGACGAAGGAAACCTACGAGTGGACCCGAACCGAATGGCGTCTGGGTACCGGCTACGGCGAGCAGAACGCGCCGAAATACCGCGTGGTCGCATTCGACTACGGCGTCAAGCAGAACATCCTGCGCATGCTTGCCGAGCGGGGCTGCCACGTCACCGTGCTGCCGGCGCAGTCGAGCGCCGCTGACGCGCTCGCGCTCAACCCGGACGGCGTGTTCCTGTCGAACGGCCCGGGCGACCCGGAACCGTGTGACTACGCGATCGCGGCGACGAAGGCGTTCATCGAGCGCGGCATTCCGACCTTCGGCATTTGCCTCGGCCACCAGATCATGGGCCTCGCGGTCGGCGCGAAGACGATGAAGATGAAGACCGGCCACCACGGCGCGAACCACCCGGTCAAGGATCTCGAAGACGGTCGCGTGGTAATCACGTCGCAGAACCACGGTTTCGCGGTCGATGCCGACGCGCTGCCCGCCAACGCGCGCGTGACCCATGTGTCGCTGTTCGACGGCACGCTGCAGGGCTTCGCGCTGACCGACAAGCCGGCGTTCTGCTTCCAGGGCCACCCGGAAGCCTCGCCCGGTCCGAACGACGTCGCGTACCTGTTCGATCGCTTCACCGCGTTGATGGACGCGCACAAGAACGGCAAGAGCGCAGCGGCTTGA
- a CDS encoding MFS transporter, translating to MSSTQLRVFLLFSAGYFVSYVFRGVNLGFAPFITRDLGLSAADLGVLTSLYFLGFAGAQIPAGVLLDHFGARRVTAGTLLFAALGIWVFGAAHSLGVMMVGRLLIGVGVSVCLGAAFKALAQHFPTARLPLMNGLVMAIGGFGGVMVGSPLTWVLGFSSWRAVCVGLGVLTVLVALAQWTLAPDARETHRQASLVAQFKGTWHILRSAAFWKIASFSVVTQGVFYAMQSLWVGSWLRDVQGFEPRQAAALVSILGFAMMAGCVVFGAAARSLERRGISLYAFCGIGMALYVLTQLLIMFKAPLPASLLWAAYGIFGGTGILSYAVMARHFPPQMIGRVNTTLTLIIFLLIFGFQIGVGAVLSRWPASAGHYPAVAHLTAWEVLVALQVLSAIWYALPGRQLSRSAEIRAEQEA from the coding sequence TCGACCCAACTGCGCGTCTTTCTGCTGTTTTCCGCCGGCTACTTCGTCTCCTACGTGTTTCGCGGCGTCAATCTCGGTTTCGCGCCGTTCATCACGCGCGATCTCGGTTTGTCCGCTGCCGATCTGGGTGTGCTGACGAGCCTGTATTTCCTCGGCTTCGCGGGCGCGCAGATTCCTGCCGGCGTATTGCTCGATCACTTTGGCGCGCGTCGCGTGACGGCCGGCACGCTGCTCTTTGCCGCGCTCGGCATCTGGGTGTTCGGCGCCGCGCACAGTCTCGGCGTGATGATGGTCGGACGGCTGCTGATCGGCGTCGGCGTGTCCGTGTGTCTCGGCGCCGCGTTCAAGGCGCTCGCGCAGCATTTTCCGACGGCGCGTCTGCCGCTGATGAACGGGCTCGTGATGGCGATCGGTGGCTTCGGCGGCGTGATGGTCGGTTCGCCGCTCACGTGGGTGCTCGGTTTTTCAAGTTGGCGCGCGGTCTGTGTGGGGCTCGGCGTGCTCACGGTGCTGGTCGCGCTCGCGCAATGGACGCTCGCGCCGGACGCTCGCGAAACGCATCGCCAGGCGAGCCTCGTCGCGCAGTTCAAAGGGACGTGGCACATTCTGCGCAGCGCGGCGTTCTGGAAGATCGCGTCGTTTTCGGTCGTGACCCAAGGCGTTTTCTACGCGATGCAGTCGTTGTGGGTCGGATCATGGCTGCGCGACGTGCAGGGCTTCGAGCCGCGTCAGGCGGCGGCGCTCGTGTCGATTCTCGGCTTCGCGATGATGGCCGGCTGCGTCGTTTTCGGCGCGGCGGCGCGCAGCCTCGAGCGACGCGGCATCTCGCTCTATGCGTTTTGCGGCATCGGCATGGCGCTGTACGTGCTGACCCAGTTGCTGATCATGTTCAAGGCACCGCTGCCGGCGAGCCTGCTGTGGGCTGCCTACGGAATCTTCGGCGGCACCGGCATTCTCAGCTACGCGGTGATGGCGCGGCATTTCCCGCCGCAGATGATCGGCCGGGTCAACACGACGCTGACGCTGATCATCTTTCTGCTGATCTTCGGTTTTCAGATCGGCGTCGGCGCGGTGCTGTCGCGCTGGCCGGCGAGTGCTGGCCACTATCCGGCGGTCGCGCATCTGACTGCGTGGGAGGTTCTGGTTGCGCTGCAAGTGCTGAGCGCGATCTGGTACGCGTTGCCGGGCCGCCAGCTCTCCCGCTCGGCCGAGATTCGTGCCGAGCAGGAGGCCTGA